A single Dreissena polymorpha isolate Duluth1 chromosome 14, UMN_Dpol_1.0, whole genome shotgun sequence DNA region contains:
- the LOC127858096 gene encoding protein APCDD1-like, translating to MGAELILILLSVIGCLSTQAIKSRDLHHAPWAEDDCRRTLRESLAVSVNARTPPKFNGKWTSSGCENRPGPEFVIRKYAFRKSGFTAQLFYYADEDCSHVTHYVNARGTVRLVHESWRTPGGFEFRYQLTEVQIIPYTDTKAKEFGKLMRRYCSESSVNSVKTFRKFDIFKFPRKRNAREDGGATAEDFDCTKLFNFTMNEIQLIRVERRIEKSISGAVTRRELHLGDVSTDVTQRRQYVPTHYQAPLVKPWVQGCDVCRMISQASHRHPPVLPRRQHSAVALPGEWISQRCETRPNGQFLTRHLSFLGWRSFQGMYEFFRDPLCKESSYSIAIKGTYARTGASAAIPSASEFVFKTTKLKITPNDYQMLMFMNSYSGSKCGDAGSWKLGVTQDVTSTDGCVLLGITLPHVEHEIVKTEYDNSKSYLYTGQRPSDFVSMAISKNRPTSFQMPMIKCGGDNLIVEEVLPLFEQYSGNINSDSAVVEITGNSSAYRHHATSVLLFVALLSHCVLVGH from the exons ATGGGAGCGGAATTAATCCTgattttgttgtcggttattg GCTGTCTCTCGACACAGGCTATCAAATCACGTGACCTTCACCATGCTCCGTGGGCAGAGGATGACTGCAGACGGACGCTACGGGAATCGCTCGCCGTTTCCGTAAACGCCCGAACGCCGCCGAAATTCAACGGAAAGTGGACCTCTTCTGG GTGTGAGAACCGACCAGGACCCGAGTTTGTTATTAGAAAATACGCGTTCCGGAAGTCAGGTTTCACCGCACAACTGTTCTACTACGCCGACGAGGACTGCAGTCACGTGACGCACTACGTCAATGCGCGCGGCACGGTACGGCTCGTGCACGAGTCTTGGAGAACCCCTGGCGGGTTCGAGTTCCGGTATCAACTCACAGAGGTCCAAATTATACCATATACCGATACAAAGGCGAAGGAATTCGGAAAATTGATGCGGAGATACTGTAGTGAGTCCAGTGTGAACTCAGTGAAAACCTTCcgtaaatttgacatttttaagtttcCACGGAAACGCAATGCTCGTGAAGACGGCGGCGCAACAGCGGAGGACTTCGATTGCACAAAACTATTTAATTTCACGATGAACGAAATCCAGCTAATACGGGTAGAAAGGAGAATCGAGAAATCCATTTCCGGCGCTGTGACCCGCCGCGAGCTTCATCTAGGTGACGTCAGTACGGATGTGACGCAAAGACGTCAGTACGTGCCAACGCACTACCAGGCACCGCTCGTGAAACCGTGG GTACAGGGATGTGATGTGTGCAGGATGATATCACAAGCGTCACACAGGCATCCCCCGGTACTTCCGCGTCGCCAGCACAGCGCCGTGGCACTACCGGGGGAGTGGATCAGTCAGCGGTGTGAAACCAGACCCAACGGCCAGTTTTTGACGCGCCACCTATCGTTCCTAGGGTGGCGCTCCTTTCAAGGAATGTACGAGTTCTTCCGGGATCCGCTCTGTAAGGAGTCCAGCTACAGCATCGCTATCAAAGGGACATATGCACGGACGGGCGCCTCGGCGGCCATTCCGTCCGCGAGTGAGTTCGTGTTCAAGACAACCAAACTGAAAATTACGCCGAACGATTATCAGATGCTTATGTTCATGAACAGTTATTCCGGAAGTAAATGTGGCGATGCAGGCAGCTGGAAGCTTGGGGTGACCCAGGACGTGACGTCAACTGATGGCTGCGTGCTACTAGGGATAACCTTACCTCATGTGGAGCACGAAATCGTGAAAACAGAGTACGACAACAGCAAGAGTTATCTGTATACCGGACAAAGACCTAGTGATTTCGTGTCAATGGCCATTTCAAAGAACAGGCCGACATCTTTCCAAATGCCCATGATAAAATGTGGTGGAGATAACTTAATAGTGGAAGAAGTGTTACctttatttgaacaatattcGGGCAATATTAATTCGGACAGTGCTGTTGTAGAAATTACGGGTAATAGCTCTGCTTACAGGCACCACGCGACATCAGTATTATTGTTCGTCGCTTTACTCTCACATTGTGTGTTGGTTGGGCACTAG